The window gcacgtattgtttttatgcagattttagaatatttgcataaATCTGTatccaattggatggaaacctagctagtgactgacatacagtgccttgcgaaagtattcggcccccttgaactttgcgaccttttgccacatttcaggcttcaaacataaagatataaaactgtatttttttgtgaagaatcaacaacaagtgggacacaatcaggaagtggaacaacatttattggatatttcaaacttttttaacaaatcaaaaactgaaaaattgggcgtgcaaaattattcagcccctttactttcagtgcagcaaactctctccagaagttcagtgaggatctctgaatgatccaatgttgacctaaatgactaatgatgataaatacaatccacctgtgtgtaatcaagtctccgtataaatgcacctgcactgtgatagtctcagaggtccgttaaaagcgcagagagcatcatgaagaacaaggaacacaccaggcaggtccgagatactgttgtgaagaagtttaaagccggatttggatacaaaaagatttcccaagctttaaacatcccaaggagcactgtgcaagcgataatattgaaatggaaggagtatcagaccactgcaaatctaccaagacctggccgtccctctaaactttcagctcatacaaggagaagactgatcagagatgcagccaagaggcccatgatcactctggatgaactgcagagatctacagctgaggtgggagactctgtccataggacaacaatcagtcgtatattgcacaaatctggcctttatggaagagtggcaagaagaaagccatttcttaaagatatccataaaaagtgttgtttaaagtttgccacaagccacctgggagacacaccaaacatgtggaagaaggtgctctggtcagatgaaaccaaaattgaactttttggcaacaatgcaaaacgttatgtttggcgtaaaagcaacacagctcatcaccctgaccacaccatccccactgtcaaacatggtggtggcagcatcatggtttgggcctgcttttcttcagcagggacagggaagatggttaaaattgatgagaagatggatggagccaaatacaggaccattctggaagaaaacctgatggagtctgcaaaagacctgagactgggacggagatttgtcttccaacaagacaatgatccaaaacataaagcaaaatctacaatggaatggttcaaaaataaacatatccaggtgttagaatggccaagtcaaagtccagacctgaatccaatcgagaatctgtggaaagaactgaaaactgctgttcacaaatgctctccatcgaacctcactgagctcgagctgttttacaaggaggaatgggaaaaaaattcagtctctcgatgtgcaaaactgatagagacataccccaaacgactaacagctgtaatcgcagcaaaaggtggcgctacaaagtattaacttaagggggctgaataattttgcacgcccaatttttcagtttttgatatgttaaaaaagtttgaaatatccaataaatgtcgttccacttcatgattgtgtcccactagttgttgattcttcacaaaaaaatacagttttatatctttatgtttatgtttgaagcctgaaatgtggcaaaaggtcgcaaagttcaagggggccgaatactttcgcaaggcactgtaacaagAGAAAAATGTCTGATGCACAGCCACATTTTGAACTTgtaccttgtgtattctaactctcaacagtaagttgagaccctgactgagtaaaaataaatacaatttgaaaGTTGCAGGTTTGAGTCAAGTTTTAAGCAGttccacacattttgccattggcCGGAGAGACATTTCAGTTTTAaggcaaatttcctgcaattatacacattttgccatgactcatgccatgttaatgatatctgagtgagtgtAACTAACAAAATCAATAGAGGCCCCCTGGAGGACAGGAcccctgggcacgtgccctgcATGACCGGTTGGTATTCGATTATGATTACttcaagtttagatagctgggcTGGGGCCCTGGGTTGGGTGCCCCCTAGCGGCCTGGGCCCCTAAGTACCTGTTTCTGTCTGGAGTTGGCCCTGGGAACAACATCATGGTGAACATACTCTTTTTCTTTAGGTTCACCAAAGACACAGCACGGTTTAAAGATGAGCTTGATGTCATGAAATTCATCTGCAAAGACTTCTGGACCTGTGTCTTCAAAAAGCAAATTGACAACCTAAGAACAAACCACCAAGTAAGATTCAATTGCACTTCAATCACCACCTCTCATGGAAATATTATGCGGTCAAATACTTTCACTGAATATATTGTAATTTTTCATGTAGTGTTGATTTCTGCGGATTCTTTTTCAGGGTATTTATGTCCTGCAGGATAACAAGTTCCGGTTACTCACTCAGCTCTCTGCCGGTAAACAGTATTTGGAGCATGCCCCAAAGGTGAGGAAGCGTAATGGGGGAAAACTCACTTGTCAAGCACTATTTATACCTGGACAACTTTCACCACATGAATGGTTCTCCCTGCCCCTGTCATTGCAGTATTTGGCGTTCACATGTGGCCTGGTTAGAGGAGGGCTTTCCAATCTGGGAGTGAAGAGTATTGTCACAGCAGAGGTGTCCGTTATGCCTGCCTGTAAGGAAGACTTTTCTCTTTGGTTGCGCTTGTGAATTGAGAAACCTATTAAACATATAACCACACATTCCTCCATAAACAAGATATCCAGGGTTGTAAACAGTTTAATGAAAGTTAGACTTATTACAGGTATCCAGAGCTATAATGATTATCAACATAACCATGCCCCAACCATTACTCAACACAGTCTAATACAACCAACCAAAAACATCAGCCAGCCCAGACTGATATAGTATGGTGTGTGTGATCTTGGTATGAGAAGAGCAAAATGATCTTGGGATATACAGTACTTTTATCCTTTTGACATATTGTTTATTTCTTCACAGGTAAATTTCAGGTCATGATCCAGAAAATGTAGCACCCTCCGAAGGAAGGCGTATTCACTCCAACGCCACCCATCCCAGTTGTATTGACTTTCTTTATTGAACAAAAGCTTGAAATGTCCTGCATGCAGACATCAGTGTTGTGCCTACATATCATTATGTttttatcaaatgtatttgtactATTGTTACTTATTATTGTTGATTACGATTAATGAATGCATTATTGTAACATGCACATGAATCATGTTTTTTCTTTACATCTGAAAAATATTATTTGCACTGAGTGTTGATTAAAGACCCAAGTCTATTTCAACCATTGTATCCATATCATTTGTTGACGTTAGACCATAGCATAGGCCTAAATAAGTAGGCCTAACATGCTAAATGTTTTACTTTATTTAACAATTGATAAAGATTAGGCCTACAGAGCATGATGCTGTGCAAATGCACATTTATTATTTGCAGTTGATTGCCCATCGAGTTGAATTTGTTACATTGTTGATAAATTAATCATGAAAATGATGCTCTTCAAAGAACATGGTCAAAGATGTCCCCTTTCATCTGTTGTTGTTGAACCCCCTCCCCCCTTGATAATGGAAGTGTTAGTTTTGCATGGTCCGTTGTCCCAGTTGGGTGGAGTTTTATTTTGAGGTCCAGTGGAATGGTTTAAAATGTGTAAACCCCGGGCCATCCAAAACGAACTCGTGCACTGTTGTAGGTTTTTGGGGGAATTTAAAATTATAATTACTTATGTGGGTTTCTTATCTAGATACATTAGTTGACTCTgggtaagagtgtctgctaaattagtAAAATGTAGCTAAATGAAAATGTAAGAATGTGGGGATTCAGGATTGTTACAGAAAGTCCTCACGTGGCAGGAAATATAATTTGAGTATGCCGTAATCCAGGCACGTTGAGCCAATGGAAAACCAATTGCTCTGGAAGAGGCTGTTGATTGGCTGGTTCAAATGGGGAGGAAATTTAAACGGTAACGCCAAACCTTATTTTGTTATTTCAGCACTGAAGTTAACTGACGGCTCAAGGGATTGCCACTACGGCTTGGTTGTGTTTGTAAGATACGCGTTTAAAAGGTATGTTATAATGTAGTGTGTTTTTAATGAACAtgttaactttaaaaaaaatctcataTCTCAGATAATTTGGATCCACAGTACAGTATCTAGCTAGTACCCCGacgttagctactgtagctagcttcaATACACTAACGATACCATTTCTAGTATTTTGTTTTTATATGGCTCTCTTGTGATTTGTAATGTTAacgtactatatatatatatataatttcgcTAAGCAGTTAAATGTGTTCATGGGGGAAAAGCGTAACGTTTTTCTCGCTAATTTAGCCACTGCTACGTTTTCAAAACTAACTCCCATCTTAACAATTGGCCTCATGTCATGCATCAACATCTACTTGTTAGGAGAGCAGCTACAGACAGCTGCTGAAATGGATGGTGAGATGGCGCAGAGTGAATCGGCAAGTCACTACGAATTTGATGCACCGTCACATGTCATTGATTTTAAAGCATTGGATACGGAGGACAACGCAGACATTTGGTTTGGTAAGATATGTTCGCAAGCTTGTGCACAATATTATAAAGTATTTTGGAGGAAATCCGATTTTAGAAGTCATGGGATTGTTAGTAAGGCAACGGTTATTCAATTCCCATGGGCTGTGTAAGGATAGATCTTACAAGATGAATGCATGTATTTTTAAATATTGGAACACGCTGACGGTTATACAATTCCCATGGGCTGTGTAAGGA of the Oncorhynchus kisutch isolate 150728-3 linkage group LG17, Okis_V2, whole genome shotgun sequence genome contains:
- the trappc6b gene encoding trafficking protein particle complex subunit 6b, which encodes MADEALFQFLHNEVIQYIYKSSEHGEMENGRCITKLENMGFRVGQGLIERFTKDTARFKDELDVMKFICKDFWTCVFKKQIDNLRTNHQGIYVLQDNKFRLLTQLSAGKQYLEHAPKYLAFTCGLVRGGLSNLGVKSIVTAEVSVMPACKFQVMIQKM